The window AGCGTCTCGATCGCCTGCTCGACCTTGTCGCGCGTCACGGCCCTGACGCCCGGACGGTTGTTGAGCACCCGGTCGACGGTCGCCAGGCTGACCCCCGCTTCAGCGGCGATATCGTGAACGGTTGGACGCATCCTCTCCTCCTCGGGAACCCTTAGAGGAATTTTTGATGTACGTAAATCAAAAATACGCCAACGGCGATAAACGAGGCGAAATAGCAACGTCTCAGTCGCTGTGTTTGCTCAGGGAACCACAGGGCGGCGAGGCGAGGTGAAGGTTGCCCCACTCTAACCCTTCTCCAGACAAGCGGCGAGTCCCTTTTCCAGCATGCATCAGCATGGGAGAGAAAGTGGCCGACAGGCCGGATGAAGGGCAAAAGGTATGAGTTGAAGGGGGCGGAGCTGTCAGACCAAGGTTGCGCTGTCATGGTGCGCGAAGCGCATGGTCCAGGAAATACCATTGATCGAGGTTCTCCCTAATCACCCTTTCGACCACGTCGTTCAGCAGAAGGAGGTCCTCGCCCCGCCGTGCGCCAGGACTGTCTTCAGGCGGGAGCCGAATTGGGTCGAGCGAGCGCCATACGAAATTGAAGCCCTCGCCGCGCAAGCAATACCACGGACATATTGTGGCGCCCGTCACACGTGCCAAGCGGATGGCAACGCCGATATTCCCTTCGAGATGGGGTTTCCGTCCGAAGAAGGGTCCCCGGATTTTGCCGCCGAAACCCTCGTCGCAGAAGATGCTGACGACGCCACCATCCTTCAGGATCTTGATCGCGGGCTTAACGCCCGCCGCGCCGGGGGGCAGAAATCTTAGGCCAGCCTTGCGGCGAACGCGTTCGGCGATCCAGGCTTTTGCACGCCCTCTTGGAGGGACATAAAACGCGTGAACATTGATGCCGTGCAATACGGTCGGGGTGATTTCCCAGTTACCGAGGTGCATCCCGACCAGGATGACCGGCCCACGGTCAACGGCTTCGGCAATGATATCGAGTCCGTGGACTTCCACGCGCTCGGGATGGCGTTGGAGGCGATTGACAACAGAAAATTCTGTCATCAGCCGTCCCTGCGCACGGCAATTCCTGCGAAAAAGCTCGTCACGGTCGCGATCACCCATGTCCGGGCATAGTTGCCGGATCGTGTCACGGGCACGATTCGAAGCGATCCTGTGAAAACGCGGCATCGCGAAGCTGCCGAGGCTCGCTCCGAAATTCGAGCAGGCATCCATCGGGAGAAGCTTGAGTCCGAAATGTACGAGCAGGTGGGTAACATTCCAAAAATTGTTCGTTACCACATGGCGCCAGAAATCGCGCGATCGCCGTCTCCCTGCCAGGACATCGGTAATCGTGGGGGCGCTTTGCTGGTAAAATATCCAGGCGCTCCGTTTCTTCATACGCGGCTTCGTCTGCCACTCAGCGGTCGGCACGCGGCGTTCCACTTCGTTTCTCGAGTGTGACCGGCAGGCCCCCTTTGGGCCGCAGCGTCAGACGGCAGACTGGTTCTAGTTTGTGGGTACTCGCGACGACGACGCGGAATTGCTGGGCAATGATTGCCAGGCAGAGGACCGCTTCCGTAAGGCCGAAATGCAAGCCTGGGCACACGCGTGGTCCGCTTGCGAACGGTATGTAGCTATAGGGAGTCGGGCGGCGCCCGCCCATGAAACGCTCCGGTCGAAAATAATGCGGCTGCTCAAACAGGCTCCCCGTGCGGTGCAGCAGCCAGGGTACGATCAGCACGAGGGAACCGCGCTGGGCGGCGATGTTGCCGATCATCTCGGCTTCACGGGTCTGCCGTGCCAGAATTGGGACAGGAGGATAGAGGCGAAGCGTTTCCTCGATCACTGCCTTGCACAGTTCGAGCTGCGGTACGTCGTCTATCGTCGGAATCCGGTTGCCGCAAACACGCCCGATCTCGGCATGCACGGCCTCTTCCACCCATTGTGCCCTGGACAACAGATACCAGGCCCAGGTCAAAGTCGAAGCTGTCGTTTCATGGCCCGCCATGAAAATAGTTGCGGCCTCGTTTCGCAGAGCGACAAGATCGAGTTTCAGTTCCGGACTCTTCATCTGGCGGCGCACGAGAAGCTCGACCATCGAATTGTGGTCGCCGCGACCGGACAGGTGATCCTCCACAACCTTGTCGATGATCCGGTGAATGCGGCTAACGGAGCGACGCAGTGTCGGCGTGCGAAAGATCGGCAAGCCGTCGTCAAATCCGAGGAAGTAACCGATATTGATGGAGTCGACCAGGGCCTGGTAACTGGTGAAGCCTTCTGTGACAGCCGCGGCGCTGTCGTCGCCGAGGTCGTTTCCAAAGACGCTTCGAGCGATGATCTCCGCAGTCAAGCCGGCCATCTCGTGAAGCGCGTTGACGGGTGTACCCTCGGGTATTCGCTTCCAGCGCTCGACGAGTTCGATCGACGTGCGCTCCATAATCGGACCGAAGGAAGGCACCCTTTTTGCGTGCACTATGTCGGTCACAAGGGGGCGGCGAGATAAAAAGCCCATCTCCAAGGAGGAATTCAAGCGCGCGACGCATCTGTGGGGTCTTGCGCTGGAAGTTTTCGTGGCGCTTGACGACGACGTGCCGGATGAGTTCGGGCGAGTTGACGATGACGATCTGTCGACCGAGCACCCGTATCTCGGAAACTTTCTCTTTGTAGTCGCTTGCGCGCCAGATCGACAGAAAATCTTTTCTTGCTTGCACAAGCAGTTGAATCGGCTTCCCAGGCGGCCCGGTATAGTAGTCTGCTCTTGAGGGGGAGAACGATTTTCCTGACAGTTCCTCGGTAAATCCTATTGGCCTATTGAGCCATTGCAGCATCTTGCGTTCCATTTCGGAGGAATCAGCAGGGGTGGAGAATATTGAGTTTTGGTTAGTATTAAACAGGCTCAAAATCCAGACCCGGTCGCGCTCGCATTTAATGCAGCAAACAACAAATCCGCTTCTGTGTCGCGCTGCGCCAATTGAATGCACCGATCTGGGCCGGACGCCCCGCGGGGGGCGGCATCGCTTTCGTCTCTCCCAAGAGCAGTTTGCAGTCAGGGGGGATCTTCTAGTGGCCACCGTCTCCAGGCCCGGCGCCCTGCGGCTTGCTGATCATCAGGACGCCGGCGATCATCGCCAGGAACAGCACTGTCAGGAGCAGGAAGATATCGCCGAAGGACAGGATCGTCGCCTGCTGCTGCACCGTCGTGGCCAGTTGCTTGAGCGCAACGGTCGCGCCGTCGAGGCCGTAGGCGTCGAAATTCGACGTCATGTTCTCCAAGCGCTCCACCGCCGCGGGATTACCCCATTGCACGTGCTCGGCAAGCCGGGAATAGTGGAATTGCTGCCGCTGCGTGAGAATCGTATTGATGACGGCAAGGCCGACCGCGCCGCCGAGATTTCGCGTCAGGTTGAACAGACCAGAGGCATTGCGGACGCGCTCGGGAGGCAGCGTGCCGAGGGCGATGTTGTTGATCGGCACCATGCAGAGCATCAGCGAGCTGCCGCGCAGGATCTGCGGGACGAGCAGTTCCCAGAAGTCCCAATCGCCGGTCAGATGGCTCATCATCCAGGTACCCGCCGCAAATCCGGCAAAGCCGATACTCATCATCAATCTGGGATCGACCCGGCCCGCCAGGAAGCCTGCGACCGGTGCGGTGAGAAACATGGCGAGACCCGAGACGAACATGGTCTCGCCGATCATCAGCGAATCATAGCCGCGGATGCGCCCCAGATAGAGCGGATAGAGATAGGTGAGCCCGTAAAGGCCGATGCCCATGACGAAAGAGAAGAGCGAACCCAATGTGAAGTTGCGGTTAACGAAGGCCCTGAGATCGACCACTGGAAACTCCACCGCGAAAGCCCGGTAGAAGAACACGAGGGCGCCGAGCACGGTTGCGAACGCGCCCATGACGATGTGGTCGTCATTGAACCAGTCATTGGCGTTGCCTTCCTCGAGCACAAATTCGAGCGACCCCAGA is drawn from Sinorhizobium sojae CCBAU 05684 and contains these coding sequences:
- a CDS encoding DHA2 family efflux MFS transporter permease subunit yields the protein MAATATAGVLAADAAGAEERMDPKRLIAFLAMVAGMFMAILDIQIVSASLAEIQAGLSAGSDEIGWVQTSYLIAEVIMIPLSGTLARIVSTRVLFSVAAAGFTAASALAATATNIEQMIVYRAIQGFIGGGMIPSVFAAAFTIFPPSKRNIVSPIIGLIATLAPTIGPTVGGYLSHAFSWHWLFLVNVIPGIIVASLTWTYIDFDKPELGLMKKFDWWGLLSMAIFLGSLEFVLEEGNANDWFNDDHIVMGAFATVLGALVFFYRAFAVEFPVVDLRAFVNRNFTLGSLFSFVMGIGLYGLTYLYPLYLGRIRGYDSLMIGETMFVSGLAMFLTAPVAGFLAGRVDPRLMMSIGFAGFAAGTWMMSHLTGDWDFWELLVPQILRGSSLMLCMVPINNIALGTLPPERVRNASGLFNLTRNLGGAVGLAVINTILTQRQQFHYSRLAEHVQWGNPAAVERLENMTSNFDAYGLDGATVALKQLATTVQQQATILSFGDIFLLLTVLFLAMIAGVLMISKPQGAGPGDGGH
- a CDS encoding lysophospholipid acyltransferase family protein; the encoded protein is MKKRSAWIFYQQSAPTITDVLAGRRRSRDFWRHVVTNNFWNVTHLLVHFGLKLLPMDACSNFGASLGSFAMPRFHRIASNRARDTIRQLCPDMGDRDRDELFRRNCRAQGRLMTEFSVVNRLQRHPERVEVHGLDIIAEAVDRGPVILVGMHLGNWEITPTVLHGINVHAFYVPPRGRAKAWIAERVRRKAGLRFLPPGAAGVKPAIKILKDGGVVSIFCDEGFGGKIRGPFFGRKPHLEGNIGVAIRLARVTGATICPWYCLRGEGFNFVWRSLDPIRLPPEDSPGARRGEDLLLLNDVVERVIRENLDQWYFLDHALRAP
- a CDS encoding cytochrome P450, producing the protein MPSFGPIMERTSIELVERWKRIPEGTPVNALHEMAGLTAEIIARSVFGNDLGDDSAAAVTEGFTSYQALVDSINIGYFLGFDDGLPIFRTPTLRRSVSRIHRIIDKVVEDHLSGRGDHNSMVELLVRRQMKSPELKLDLVALRNEAATIFMAGHETTASTLTWAWYLLSRAQWVEEAVHAEIGRVCGNRIPTIDDVPQLELCKAVIEETLRLYPPVPILARQTREAEMIGNIAAQRGSLVLIVPWLLHRTGSLFEQPHYFRPERFMGGRRPTPYSYIPFASGPRVCPGLHFGLTEAVLCLAIIAQQFRVVVASTHKLEPVCRLTLRPKGGLPVTLEKRSGTPRADR